The following are encoded together in the Variovorax sp. PBS-H4 genome:
- the hda gene encoding DnaA regulatory inactivator Hda — MKQLALDIGLAAGPTLAGFFAGPNEPAVRHLRLWIGDARTSTLHSPVPTYLWGESGSGKTHLLEAVRSALREQGASVGWLHPGLSEPPDFDEQWSAVLLDDVHLYTAVQQHAAFNWFVNAQSLQRGVVAAGAVPPADLPLREDLRTRLGWGHVFHLQVLNEPERRAVLRQAADSRGVMLTDEVLDYMLHRFSRDLGNLMELLVQLDGYALQTQRAITIPLIRAMLENE; from the coding sequence ATGAAGCAGCTCGCGCTCGATATCGGCCTCGCTGCCGGCCCGACGCTGGCAGGCTTCTTTGCCGGCCCGAACGAACCCGCGGTGCGGCACTTGCGGCTGTGGATCGGCGATGCGCGTACAAGCACGCTGCATTCGCCCGTGCCGACCTACCTGTGGGGCGAGAGCGGCAGCGGCAAGACACATCTGCTCGAAGCGGTGCGAAGCGCCTTGCGCGAGCAGGGCGCGAGCGTGGGGTGGCTGCATCCGGGACTTTCCGAACCGCCCGACTTTGACGAGCAATGGAGTGCGGTGCTGCTCGACGACGTGCATCTCTACACCGCGGTGCAGCAGCACGCCGCCTTCAACTGGTTCGTCAACGCGCAGAGCCTGCAGCGCGGCGTGGTGGCGGCAGGCGCGGTACCGCCCGCCGACCTGCCGTTGCGGGAGGACCTGCGCACCCGCCTGGGATGGGGTCATGTGTTCCACTTGCAGGTGCTGAACGAACCGGAGCGGCGCGCTGTGCTGCGTCAGGCCGCCGACAGCCGCGGCGTGATGCTGACGGACGAAGTGCTCGACTACATGTTGCACCGCTTCAGCCGAGATCTGGGCAACCTGATGGAGTTGCTGGTGCAGCTCGACGGCTATGCCTTGCAGACCCAGCGCGCGATCACGATCCCGCTGATTCGGGCGATGCTAGAAAATGAATGA
- the purM gene encoding phosphoribosylformylglycinamidine cyclo-ligase, which yields MNSTPPTPLSYKDAGVDIDAGDALVDRIKPLARKTMREGVLAGIGGFGALFEVPKRYKEPVLVSGTDGVGTKLKLAFEWNMHDTVGIDLVAMSVNDVLVQGAEPLFFLDYFACGKLDVDTAAAVVGGIARGCELSGCALIGGETAEMPGMYPAGEYDLAGFAVGAVEKAKILTGRDVKAGDVVLGLASSGVHSNGFSLVRKVIERAGSDLPAMLDGQAFRHAVMAPTRLYVKPVLTALARHPIKALAHITGGGLLENIPRVLPEGTAAHLKKGSWPQSELFAWLQKVAGIDDLEMNRTFNNGIGMVVVIDAAEAAACAATLRAEGETVHEIGVIAPLGAGAAVVVA from the coding sequence ATGAACTCCACCCCGCCCACCCCGCTCAGCTACAAGGATGCCGGCGTCGACATCGATGCAGGCGACGCGCTGGTCGACCGCATCAAGCCCTTGGCCCGAAAGACGATGCGCGAGGGCGTGCTGGCCGGAATTGGCGGCTTCGGCGCCCTGTTCGAGGTGCCCAAGCGCTACAAGGAACCGGTGCTGGTGAGCGGCACCGACGGCGTGGGCACGAAGCTCAAGCTGGCTTTCGAATGGAACATGCACGACACCGTGGGCATCGACCTGGTGGCCATGAGCGTCAACGATGTCCTGGTGCAAGGTGCCGAGCCGCTGTTCTTTCTGGACTACTTCGCCTGCGGCAAGCTGGATGTAGACACGGCCGCGGCGGTGGTCGGCGGCATCGCCCGCGGCTGTGAGCTGAGCGGCTGCGCGCTGATCGGCGGCGAGACCGCCGAGATGCCCGGCATGTACCCGGCCGGCGAATACGATCTGGCCGGCTTCGCGGTGGGCGCGGTCGAGAAGGCGAAGATCCTCACGGGCCGCGACGTCAAGGCAGGCGACGTGGTGCTGGGCCTGGCCTCGTCCGGCGTGCATTCCAACGGCTTCAGCCTGGTACGCAAGGTCATCGAGCGGGCGGGCTCCGACCTGCCCGCCATGCTGGACGGCCAGGCCTTCCGCCATGCCGTAATGGCGCCGACCCGGCTCTATGTCAAGCCAGTCCTCACGGCGTTGGCGAGGCACCCGATCAAGGCGTTGGCCCACATCACGGGCGGCGGGCTGCTGGAGAACATCCCGCGTGTGCTGCCCGAGGGTACGGCGGCGCACTTGAAGAAGGGCAGTTGGCCGCAAAGCGAGCTCTTCGCCTGGCTGCAGAAGGTGGCCGGCATCGACGACCTCGAAATGAACCGCACCTTCAACAACGGCATCGGCATGGTGGTGGTGATCGATGCGGCCGAGGCTGCAGCCTGCGCCGCCACGCTGCGTGCCGAGGGCGAGACGGTGCACGAGATCGGCGTCATCGCACCGCTCGGCGCCGGCGCGGCCGTGGTCGTGGCCTGA
- the pcnB gene encoding polynucleotide adenylyltransferase PcnB, translated as MIKKFIDKLLGKSGAGGSSGKNRFGKRQEVPASVHGIDPQLVDERARNVVTTLQDAGFEAYVVGGAVRDLLLGLRPKDFDVATNATPEQVKSLFRRAFIIGRRFRIVHVVYGRGREHEVIEVSTFRAYMDSAGAEQVAGNERTSKGELAGMKHAVDASGRVLRDNVWGPQEEDAARRDFTINAMYYDPASQIVVDYHNGIKDAKKLTLRMIGDPATRYREDPVRIIRAIRFSAKLAALGFSLEPKTGTPLVECSKLLADVPQSRLFDEMLKLLQTGHAMATVAQLRKLGLATGIYPLLDVIVERAEQPFVKAALQDTDRRVGEGKPVAPSFLLACVLWADVRDGWAQRVEGHHGQRPQASFPALQDAIDDVFNARIGDVSGRGKLAADMREIWMMQPRFDKRSGATPYSLVEQARFRAAFDFMRLRADVGEVSEAIAEWWQEFSSTSDDLRRQDLLDQVRDEQHKRTRQRGPARSAAPAAAPADGDAEQAQPPEGELAASAPRKRRRRRKPRTGGEAGSSMAAE; from the coding sequence ATGATCAAGAAATTCATCGACAAACTCCTGGGCAAGTCCGGCGCCGGCGGCTCCAGCGGCAAGAACCGCTTTGGCAAGCGCCAGGAGGTGCCAGCCTCCGTGCACGGCATCGACCCGCAGCTGGTGGACGAGCGCGCCAGGAACGTCGTCACCACGCTGCAGGACGCCGGCTTCGAGGCCTACGTCGTCGGGGGCGCCGTGCGCGACCTGCTGCTCGGCCTGCGCCCGAAGGACTTCGACGTGGCCACCAACGCCACGCCCGAGCAGGTCAAGAGCCTGTTCCGGCGCGCCTTCATCATCGGCCGGCGCTTTCGCATCGTTCACGTGGTGTATGGCCGCGGGCGCGAGCACGAGGTGATCGAAGTCTCGACCTTTCGCGCCTACATGGACAGCGCGGGCGCCGAGCAGGTGGCCGGCAACGAGCGCACCAGCAAGGGCGAACTCGCCGGCATGAAGCATGCGGTGGACGCCAGCGGCCGCGTGCTGCGCGACAACGTCTGGGGCCCGCAGGAGGAAGACGCCGCACGGCGCGACTTCACCATCAACGCGATGTACTACGACCCGGCCAGCCAGATCGTGGTCGACTATCACAACGGCATCAAGGACGCCAAGAAGCTCACGCTGCGCATGATCGGAGACCCGGCCACGCGTTACCGCGAGGACCCGGTGCGCATCATCCGTGCGATCCGCTTCTCGGCCAAGTTGGCGGCGCTGGGTTTTTCGCTGGAACCCAAGACCGGGACGCCGCTGGTCGAATGCAGCAAGCTGCTGGCCGACGTTCCCCAGAGCCGCCTGTTCGACGAGATGCTCAAGCTGCTGCAGACCGGCCACGCGATGGCGACGGTGGCGCAGCTGCGCAAGCTGGGGCTGGCGACCGGAATCTACCCGCTGCTCGACGTGATCGTCGAGCGTGCCGAGCAGCCCTTCGTCAAGGCCGCGCTGCAGGACACCGACCGCCGTGTCGGCGAGGGCAAGCCGGTGGCGCCGAGCTTCCTGCTGGCTTGCGTGTTGTGGGCCGATGTGCGCGACGGCTGGGCGCAGCGGGTCGAAGGACATCACGGCCAGCGCCCCCAGGCGTCCTTCCCGGCCCTGCAGGATGCCATCGACGACGTGTTCAATGCTCGCATCGGTGACGTCTCGGGGCGAGGCAAGCTCGCAGCCGACATGCGCGAGATCTGGATGATGCAGCCGCGCTTCGACAAGCGCAGCGGCGCCACGCCGTACAGCCTGGTCGAGCAGGCGCGCTTTCGTGCGGCCTTCGACTTCATGCGCTTGCGCGCCGACGTCGGCGAGGTGAGCGAGGCGATTGCCGAATGGTGGCAAGAGTTCAGCAGCACTTCCGACGACCTGCGACGCCAGGACCTGCTGGACCAGGTGCGCGACGAGCAGCACAAGAGAACCCGCCAGCGCGGCCCGGCCCGCAGCGCGGCACCTGCAGCTGCGCCAGCCGATGGCGATGCCGAGCAGGCGCAGCCGCCCGAGGGCGAGCTGGCCGCCTCTGCGCCGCGTAAGCGCCGCCGCCGGCGAAAGCCGCGCACCGGCGGCGAGGCCGGCAGCAGCATGGCGGCCGAATGA